A part of Thermodesulfovibrionales bacterium genomic DNA contains:
- a CDS encoding cytochrome c3 family protein, whose translation MRIIAVIAMLVIIAFAGLALATPPGKNIEYAGGTAGKVIFDGKAHADKGAKCADCHPKIFQMKKGVKMTVADHEGGKFCFECHNGTKAFGSKDNCAKCHKK comes from the coding sequence TAATCATAGCCTTCGCAGGTTTAGCCCTTGCTACACCACCTGGCAAGAATATCGAATATGCTGGAGGTACTGCCGGTAAAGTTATTTTTGATGGAAAAGCTCATGCAGACAAAGGTGCGAAATGCGCGGACTGCCACCCAAAGATCTTCCAGATGAAAAAAGGTGTAAAAATGACAGTGGCTGATCATGAAGGCGGAAAATTCTGCTTCGAATGTCATAACGGTACAAAAGCTTTCGGCAGCAAGGATAACTGTGCAAAGTGCCACAAAAAGTAA
- a CDS encoding cation diffusion facilitator family transporter encodes MDLSGRLKKTFFISASIFLAECTGGLLSNSLALLSDAGHVLTDTFAIGLSLIAAEIAKRPSDFRATYGYHRFGLIAAVINGVSLVGISIYIFYESYRRFLNPQDIELYIMLPVAFLGLLGNLSMTLILGKGHEDLNIKSALLHVLGDTLSSIAVIISGLLIHLTGWRIVDPLTGILIGIIIIFGGLRVIKEALHIFLELTPPGFEPEEIVSDIKNISGVLDIHDVHLWAITKGQIAFSCHVYVKDQKLSELECLRKEIEKRLKDRGISHIIIQFECKECEEAQLYCKL; translated from the coding sequence ATGGACCTCTCAGGAAGACTAAAAAAAACCTTTTTTATATCTGCTTCAATATTTCTTGCCGAATGCACCGGTGGCCTGCTCAGTAACAGCCTTGCACTTCTAAGTGATGCCGGTCATGTCCTTACAGATACCTTTGCCATAGGATTAAGCCTCATAGCAGCCGAAATAGCAAAGAGACCTTCTGACTTCAGAGCAACCTACGGTTATCATAGATTCGGACTGATAGCAGCAGTGATAAATGGTGTTAGTCTTGTGGGAATTTCTATCTATATTTTTTATGAATCTTATAGAAGATTTCTCAATCCCCAGGATATAGAGCTCTACATAATGCTTCCTGTTGCATTTCTGGGACTGTTAGGAAATCTGTCGATGACATTGATTCTTGGAAAAGGGCATGAGGATCTTAATATAAAAAGTGCCTTGCTTCATGTGTTGGGAGATACATTATCATCAATAGCCGTAATAATCTCCGGCCTGCTGATCCATCTTACTGGATGGAGGATTGTTGATCCCTTAACAGGCATATTAATAGGTATTATAATAATCTTTGGCGGATTAAGGGTTATTAAAGAGGCACTCCACATATTTCTTGAACTAACACCTCCCGGATTTGAACCAGAAGAGATTGTGAGTGATATAAAAAATATATCAGGAGTCCTTGACATCCATGATGTCCATCTCTGGGCAATTACAAAAGGACAGATTGCCTTTTCATGTCATGTCTATGTAAAGGATCAGAAACTGAGCGAACTGGAGTGTCTAAGAAAAGAGATAGAGAAAAGATTAAAAGACAGAGGGATATCTCACATAATTATACAGTTTGAGTGTAAAGAATGTGAAGAGGCACAACTTTACTGCAAGTTATAA
- the amrS gene encoding AmmeMemoRadiSam system radical SAM enzyme: MKEAMFYERLKENKVRCFLCTHNCTISPGKRGICAVRENIDGKLYSLVYGKVIARHIDPIEKKPLFHFHPGSRSYSIATVGCNFKCLHCQNYEISQYPKVYKDIPGEELTPEEIVREAEIHGCESISYTYTEPTVFFEFAYDCARLAKQKGIKNVFVSNGYTSPEAIKEIAPYLDGNNIDLKGDDNFYRKIAGAKLEPVLNTIRLMKELGVWVEITTLIIPGLNDSEEFLRWVAEFIKSIDPGIPWHVTQFYPTYQMLDRPRTPVNTLRKAREIGLNAGLKYVYEGNVPGEGGENTYCPSCKELLIHRYGFSLLKINMKNSRCLKCNTLIDGIGMP; the protein is encoded by the coding sequence ATGAAAGAAGCAATGTTTTATGAACGGCTTAAGGAAAATAAGGTAAGGTGCTTTCTCTGTACTCATAACTGCACCATCTCGCCGGGTAAAAGGGGCATATGCGCTGTCAGGGAAAATATAGATGGAAAACTTTATAGTCTAGTGTACGGTAAGGTGATAGCAAGACACATTGATCCTATAGAGAAAAAACCTCTTTTTCATTTCCATCCTGGTTCCAGATCCTATTCTATAGCTACAGTTGGATGCAATTTCAAATGCCTGCACTGCCAGAATTATGAGATATCCCAGTATCCTAAGGTCTATAAAGATATACCTGGAGAGGAGCTTACACCTGAGGAGATCGTCAGAGAGGCAGAAATTCATGGATGTGAGAGTATTTCCTACACCTATACAGAACCAACAGTATTCTTTGAATTTGCCTACGACTGTGCAAGACTGGCAAAGCAAAAGGGTATAAAGAATGTCTTTGTGAGCAACGGATATACCTCTCCTGAAGCAATAAAAGAAATTGCTCCTTATCTTGATGGAAATAATATTGATCTTAAAGGAGATGATAATTTTTACAGGAAAATAGCAGGCGCAAAGTTAGAGCCTGTGCTGAATACAATAAGACTTATGAAAGAGCTGGGTGTGTGGGTGGAGATTACAACCCTTATAATTCCAGGTCTTAATGATTCAGAGGAATTTCTAAGATGGGTTGCTGAGTTCATAAAATCAATAGACCCAGGTATACCCTGGCACGTCACACAGTTTTATCCAACATACCAGATGCTTGATAGGCCCCGCACACCTGTAAACACCCTTAGAAAAGCAAGGGAGATAGGTCTTAATGCTGGACTTAAATATGTCTACGAGGGCAATGTTCCTGGAGAAGGAGGAGAGAATACCTATTGTCCCAGCTGTAAGGAATTATTAATACATAGATATGGTTTTTCCCTTTTAAAGATAAATATGAAGAACTCAAGATGTCTTAAATGCAATACTCTAATAGATGGCATAGGTATGCCTTGA
- a CDS encoding TldD/PmbA family protein, with the protein MKINTSFAQDILKKARSKGIDQVEVYILEGRSRAVEVKDQEIEGIEDADLSGYGIRIIHGDRLGFAYSTIGEDYESVLARAIEFSRFVAPDEYLTIPEPSVFSQSLEIFDPVIENISSELLVSTVMELEKSALSFDKRIKKTRKASLSVTTLRTSIVNSYGINVSYSSTSAISQIMVVAEDKGESQSTWEFEASRFFGDLSVKELGQRAAKKAVSLLGSRKLSSRKAALLFDQSVASEFLGFLSSSFQADSIIKGKSMLQDKLGRKVFSSIIDIVDNGLIPRRLGTRPVDGEGVASRITPLIKEGILEGYLHNTYTAKRLSSVSTGNASRKGYLDPPSVGISNLFIAPSEKARPLSFSQLINAESEMLYVLDVMGMHTGNPVTGDFSVGVSGLWIVKGEPAFAVKETMIAGNVIDLFDKVIAVGDDLKFYGSTGSPHILFRDIDISG; encoded by the coding sequence ATGAAGATTAATACTTCTTTTGCACAGGATATTCTGAAGAAGGCAAGGTCTAAGGGAATTGACCAGGTGGAAGTATATATCCTTGAGGGAAGAAGTAGAGCCGTCGAGGTTAAGGATCAGGAAATAGAAGGCATTGAGGATGCAGACCTTTCAGGTTATGGAATAAGGATAATTCATGGTGACAGGCTCGGTTTTGCCTATTCAACCATAGGAGAAGATTATGAATCCGTTCTCGCAAGGGCAATCGAGTTCTCAAGGTTTGTTGCTCCTGATGAATATCTCACGATACCGGAACCATCGGTATTCTCTCAAAGCCTCGAGATATTTGATCCAGTTATTGAAAATATAAGCAGCGAGTTACTAGTCAGTACTGTAATGGAGCTGGAAAAATCAGCCCTTTCTTTTGACAAAAGAATTAAAAAGACGAGGAAGGCATCTCTTAGCGTTACTACCTTGAGAACATCGATAGTTAATTCTTATGGTATTAATGTAAGTTACAGCTCTACATCTGCCATTTCACAGATTATGGTTGTTGCTGAGGATAAAGGTGAGAGCCAGAGTACCTGGGAGTTTGAGGCGAGCAGATTTTTTGGTGACCTTTCTGTGAAAGAACTTGGCCAGAGGGCAGCGAAAAAGGCTGTTTCTCTTCTTGGTTCAAGAAAACTTTCCTCCAGAAAGGCTGCTTTGCTTTTTGACCAGTCTGTGGCTTCAGAATTTTTAGGATTTCTCTCCTCATCCTTTCAGGCAGATTCTATAATAAAGGGAAAGTCTATGCTTCAAGATAAGCTTGGCAGGAAGGTATTCAGTTCAATTATAGATATTGTGGACAATGGTCTTATTCCCAGGAGACTGGGCACGAGACCAGTTGATGGGGAGGGAGTTGCCTCAAGAATTACCCCTCTTATAAAAGAGGGAATCCTCGAAGGATATCTCCACAATACTTACACAGCAAAAAGACTTTCATCTGTAAGTACTGGTAATGCATCAAGGAAAGGTTATCTGGATCCGCCATCGGTTGGCATATCAAATCTTTTTATTGCACCTTCAGAGAAGGCCAGACCTCTTTCCTTTTCTCAGTTAATAAATGCAGAAAGTGAGATGCTTTATGTACTTGATGTGATGGGAATGCATACAGGAAATCCTGTAACAGGTGATTTCTCTGTTGGTGTATCGGGATTATGGATTGTAAAGGGTGAGCCAGCATTCGCTGTAAAGGAGACCATGATCGCCGGGAATGTAATTGATCTTTTTGATAAGGTTATTGCTGTTGGAGATGATCTGAAATTTTATGGAAGTACAGGCAGTCCTCATATTCTTTTCAGAGACATTGATATCAGCGGATAG
- the queD gene encoding 6-carboxytetrahydropterin synthase QueD, translated as MYELMIEDNFSAAHQLRGYQGECEKLHGHNWRVQVFVVAERLNEIDIAIDFHELKEHLKDILSLLDHKFLNDVFPFTEKNPSSENIAKWIYDSMKKKVNRDDVRVTAVTVWESDTASATYYED; from the coding sequence ATGTATGAGCTCATGATTGAGGATAATTTTTCGGCAGCCCATCAGCTAAGGGGTTATCAGGGTGAATGTGAAAAACTTCATGGTCATAACTGGAGGGTTCAGGTCTTTGTGGTTGCCGAAAGGCTTAATGAGATAGATATAGCAATAGATTTCCATGAACTCAAGGAACACCTGAAGGATATTCTTTCACTGCTTGACCATAAATTCCTTAATGATGTCTTTCCTTTTACAGAAAAGAATCCTTCCTCTGAAAATATTGCAAAGTGGATTTACGATTCAATGAAGAAAAAGGTAAACAGGGATGACGTCAGGGTTACTGCGGTGACAGTCTGGGAATCTGATACAGCATCGGCAACCTATTATGAAGATTAA
- the hpt gene encoding hypoxanthine phosphoribosyltransferase: MVIGKPLFTPEQIQERVKALAEEITRDYAGKEILAIGILKGAFIFFSDLVRHIKVPLTVDFIIASSYVKTQTTGEIKVYYDVREPLENRHVLLIEDIVDTGITLNFIRERILQRSPESLKICAFLDKKERRIVDVPIDYRGFFIPNEYVVGYGLDYDNKYRNLPYIAIFRKTL; encoded by the coding sequence ATGGTTATCGGAAAGCCCCTTTTTACACCAGAACAGATTCAGGAAAGGGTAAAGGCCTTAGCAGAGGAGATCACAAGAGATTATGCTGGAAAGGAGATTCTAGCAATAGGTATTCTCAAAGGAGCCTTCATATTTTTTTCTGATCTTGTAAGGCATATAAAGGTTCCACTTACAGTGGACTTCATAATAGCCTCAAGCTATGTTAAGACTCAGACAACCGGAGAGATAAAGGTATATTATGATGTTAGAGAGCCCCTTGAAAACAGGCATGTCCTTCTGATAGAAGACATTGTTGATACGGGTATTACTCTTAATTTTATAAGGGAGAGGATACTCCAGCGCTCACCTGAGAGCCTGAAGATCTGTGCCTTTCTTGATAAAAAAGAGAGGAGAATTGTAGATGTGCCGATCGATTACAGGGGGTTTTTTATTCCAAATGAGTATGTTGTTGGCTACGGGCTTGATTATGACAATAAATATAGAAACCTTCCCTATATAGCAATATTCAGAAAGACTCTTTAA
- the argS gene encoding arginine--tRNA ligase, translated as MIEAIEELEKIIKEIAPVSSVEIEIPPDENMGDIATPQAMSLAKLIKKPPKEIASEIIKRLSSRFFQSAEIAGPGFINLRFSKDYLYNWMRRMAIGDESALLRKKDSYQKINVEFVSANPTGPLHLGHGRGAATGMAIVNILRRAGYSVTAEYYINDAGRQVSLFGESVFARYKELLGAAYPFPEEGYRGEYVKDIASRILKDIGPAYRDSSFNEVAEFFIKTSVSMMMERIKEDLNAFGVFFDSYQSEAELYRRSDVQKSLDALKSKHYIYEKDGALWFASSRFGDDKDRVLRKSDGDYTYFTSDIAYHKNKIDRGFDLLINIWGADHHGYIPRLRAVLRALDYPEERLKVYLVQMVNLLRSGKPVQMSKRAGEFVTLREIMDEVGTDTTKFIFLTRSPDSHLDFDIEVAKRQSPENPVYYVQYAHARVKSIFRYAVEQGIDLSRVSQARVELLDLQEETRLIKKLIFYPFVFEVALRTLEPHRITFYLQELAGLFHSYYNKYRFITDDRDLTLARLCLAEVVGIILKEGLEILGVKAPERM; from the coding sequence ATGATAGAAGCAATAGAAGAGTTAGAAAAGATTATAAAGGAGATAGCACCAGTTTCATCGGTTGAGATCGAGATACCACCTGATGAAAATATGGGGGACATTGCCACTCCTCAGGCAATGTCTCTTGCAAAGCTCATCAAAAAACCTCCAAAGGAAATAGCTTCCGAGATTATAAAAAGATTAAGTTCGAGATTTTTTCAATCTGCCGAGATTGCAGGTCCAGGTTTTATTAATCTGAGATTTTCAAAGGATTATTTATACAACTGGATGAGGCGTATGGCAATTGGAGATGAATCAGCCTTACTAAGAAAGAAAGATTCTTATCAAAAGATTAATGTTGAATTTGTGAGCGCCAATCCCACCGGACCGCTTCATCTCGGTCACGGAAGGGGTGCAGCCACTGGAATGGCGATTGTGAATATTCTGAGGAGAGCTGGCTATTCAGTGACCGCTGAATATTATATAAATGATGCTGGCAGACAGGTAAGTCTCTTTGGAGAGAGTGTATTTGCAAGATACAAGGAACTCCTCGGAGCAGCATATCCTTTTCCTGAGGAGGGTTACAGGGGAGAATATGTGAAGGATATCGCTTCGAGAATATTAAAAGACATAGGACCTGCATACAGAGATAGCTCTTTTAATGAAGTGGCAGAATTCTTTATTAAAACCTCTGTATCTATGATGATGGAGAGAATAAAAGAAGACCTGAATGCCTTTGGAGTATTTTTTGATAGCTACCAGAGTGAAGCAGAGCTGTACAGACGGAGCGATGTCCAGAAAAGTCTTGATGCCCTCAAGTCAAAGCATTACATCTATGAGAAGGATGGGGCCCTCTGGTTTGCTTCTTCAAGGTTCGGTGACGATAAGGATAGGGTTCTCAGAAAGAGTGATGGAGATTATACCTATTTTACCTCTGATATAGCCTATCATAAAAATAAGATTGACAGGGGATTTGACCTGCTTATAAACATATGGGGTGCTGACCATCACGGCTATATACCGAGACTCAGGGCAGTACTCAGGGCACTTGATTATCCTGAAGAGAGGCTGAAGGTTTATCTGGTGCAGATGGTTAATCTCCTGAGGAGTGGAAAGCCCGTACAGATGTCGAAAAGGGCGGGGGAATTTGTCACTTTAAGGGAGATAATGGATGAGGTCGGAACGGATACTACAAAATTTATCTTTCTCACAAGAAGCCCTGATAGCCATCTTGATTTTGATATAGAGGTTGCCAAGAGACAATCCCCTGAAAATCCAGTCTATTATGTACAGTACGCCCACGCAAGGGTAAAGAGCATATTCAGGTATGCAGTGGAACAGGGAATTGACCTGAGTCGAGTCAGCCAGGCAAGGGTTGAGCTTCTCGATCTTCAGGAAGAGACAAGATTAATAAAAAAATTGATCTTCTATCCTTTTGTTTTTGAAGTAGCGCTGAGGACTCTTGAACCGCACAGGATAACCTTTTATCTCCAGGAACTTGCAGGACTTTTCCATTCTTATTACAATAAATACAGATTTATAACCGATGACAGAGACCTTACCCTTGCAAGGCTTTGTCTTGCAGAGGTAGTTGGTATAATTCTTAAAGAAGGACTTGAAATTCTCGGTGTTAAGGCACCAGAAAGGATGTGA
- a CDS encoding aspartate 1-decarboxylase yields MLRCVLRSKIHLATVTESNLFYEGSITIDGDIMDQAGLIPYEQVMISNLNNGERFETYVIEGKRGSGIIALNGPTARKGMPGDRVIIFSYAYLDENELKNFRPKVLILDDSNRVVEVKQE; encoded by the coding sequence ATGCTTCGCTGTGTCCTGAGGTCAAAAATTCACCTTGCTACAGTTACTGAGAGTAATCTTTTTTATGAGGGAAGTATAACCATTGATGGGGATATTATGGACCAGGCTGGTCTCATTCCTTATGAACAGGTAATGATAAGTAATCTTAATAACGGTGAGCGCTTTGAGACCTATGTTATTGAAGGCAAAAGAGGCTCGGGTATTATTGCCCTCAATGGTCCTACTGCAAGAAAGGGCATGCCCGGTGACAGGGTTATAATATTCAGCTATGCGTACCTTGATGAGAATGAACTCAAAAACTTCAGGCCAAAAGTTTTAATACTTGATGACTCAAACAGGGTAGTGGAAGTTAAACAGGAATGA
- the gatC gene encoding Asp-tRNA(Asn)/Glu-tRNA(Gln) amidotransferase subunit GatC: MKISLEEVSHIAHLARLSLSEEEKERFSLQLSNILTYMEKLNELDTSKIEPTSHVIPLKNVFRDDRVESSLLSEDALRNAPDRVDNFFRVPRIIE, encoded by the coding sequence ATGAAGATTTCGCTTGAGGAAGTAAGCCACATAGCCCATCTTGCCAGGCTTTCCCTTTCTGAAGAGGAGAAAGAGAGGTTTTCCCTTCAGCTCAGCAATATACTTACTTATATGGAAAAACTGAATGAGCTTGATACGTCAAAAATAGAACCGACCTCCCATGTTATTCCACTTAAAAATGTCTTCAGGGATGACAGGGTGGAGTCATCCCTTTTATCTGAAGATGCTTTAAGGAATGCTCCCGACAGGGTGGATAATTTCTTCAGGGTACCAAGGATAATAGAATAG